In Neorhizobium galegae, the following proteins share a genomic window:
- a CDS encoding LysE family translocator — protein MSSSLLAGAFFAALAYTLIPGPAFLALLGIGAGQGRQAGAFFMGGHLAGDILWSGLALVAIIGAKTVGTTLFDILGVFCGLYLGWIGWSALRAKPKEDGGALVTVERPLRRGLIFGLTNPKGYPVALATFTALLASSADALDFSALPLLLAVSLIGFLTADLVLIGIIGAGVVRRFYRKHERVIVRLSGLLFIGFAVQALWHSAPGLFGHRRA, from the coding sequence ATGTCATCATCGCTGCTTGCCGGCGCCTTTTTCGCGGCGCTTGCCTATACGCTCATTCCGGGGCCGGCATTCCTGGCGCTGCTCGGCATCGGTGCCGGGCAGGGAAGGCAGGCCGGGGCCTTCTTCATGGGCGGCCATCTGGCGGGGGACATCCTGTGGTCCGGACTGGCGCTGGTGGCGATCATCGGCGCAAAGACGGTCGGCACCACCCTCTTCGACATACTCGGGGTTTTCTGCGGGCTCTATCTCGGCTGGATCGGCTGGAGCGCATTGCGGGCGAAGCCGAAGGAGGATGGCGGCGCTCTGGTGACGGTCGAAAGACCACTGCGGCGCGGGCTGATCTTCGGCCTGACAAACCCCAAGGGGTATCCGGTGGCGCTGGCGACGTTCACCGCGCTGCTTGCAAGTTCAGCCGATGCACTGGATTTCAGCGCGCTGCCGCTTCTTCTCGCCGTGTCGCTGATCGGTTTCCTGACGGCCGATCTGGTGCTGATCGGGATTATCGGCGCCGGCGTGGTGCGGCGTTTCTATCGGAAACACGAGAGGGTGATCGTCCGGCTCTCCGGACTGCTGTTCATCGGTTTTGCGGTGCAGGCGCTCTGGCACTCGGCACCGGGCCTGTTCGGCCACCGGCGGGCCTGA
- a CDS encoding MarR family winged helix-turn-helix transcriptional regulator translates to MKFDDEAKGAEKHMDILGFLIVDSARLLRAAFERRIAQAGLGLTPGEARALINIAALDGSRQLDIAARMGVEPMTLCAYLDKLEALGLVERQQCSADRRAKRINLTETSSEMIGSIRNELNGILAQATEGLSEENNRILREALALFNANLQAAVPSAALQTAPDESR, encoded by the coding sequence ATGAAATTCGACGACGAGGCGAAGGGTGCCGAAAAGCATATGGACATTCTGGGGTTCCTGATCGTCGACAGTGCCCGACTGCTGCGTGCCGCCTTCGAGCGCCGCATCGCCCAGGCGGGCCTGGGATTGACACCCGGGGAAGCCCGCGCCCTGATCAACATCGCGGCTCTCGACGGCAGCCGCCAGCTCGACATCGCCGCCCGCATGGGTGTCGAGCCGATGACGCTCTGCGCCTATCTCGACAAGCTGGAGGCGCTTGGACTGGTCGAAAGGCAGCAATGCTCCGCCGATCGGCGTGCAAAGCGGATCAATCTCACGGAGACTTCCAGCGAGATGATCGGCTCGATCCGCAACGAGTTGAACGGCATTCTCGCCCAGGCGACCGAGGGCCTCAGCGAGGAAAACAACCGGATCCTGCGCGAGGCGCTGGCCCTGTTCAACGCCAACCTGCAGGCCGCCGTCCCTTCCGCCGCATTGCAGACCGCACCTGATGAAAGCCGATAA
- a CDS encoding multidrug effflux MFS transporter, translating to MSERRTTIIGALLTAIGPISMAIYTPAMPELVRAFDTTEAAIKMSLSLYFAGFALAQLVAGPVSDAFGRKTASLSFLLIYLAGSLLAAFAPTIEWVLAGRLIQGIGASVGITVSRAIVRDQFNGGDAARIINTMGIILAIGPSLGPTFGGLALAAFGWRSVFLLMVGFGALLVFLSTVCMKETTVPDRSRLKPLRLVQAYGEIIALTPFLFTAMVLAGAVGSMYAQAAVLPFILIEKVGLTPTQFGMSMLMQSGFFLMGSVCLRVISRWLPAERAPLIGLIFSGSGGVVMALSVHYLPPSFLSVMVPVAMCAFGIAFVSPYMTAAGLIPFPHIAGSASAMMGFIQMGAGFVGGVAAASIGAPLPAFGIVIPAMHLIAVLGYIGFRIASRRA from the coding sequence ATGAGCGAGCGCCGGACCACGATCATCGGCGCCCTCCTGACGGCGATCGGGCCGATTTCCATGGCGATCTACACGCCGGCGATGCCCGAACTGGTGCGTGCTTTCGACACCACGGAAGCGGCGATCAAGATGTCGCTGTCGCTCTATTTCGCGGGCTTTGCGCTGGCGCAGCTGGTCGCCGGCCCGGTCTCCGACGCCTTCGGCCGTAAGACCGCCTCGCTGAGCTTCCTCCTGATCTATCTTGCCGGTTCACTGCTTGCGGCCTTTGCGCCGACGATCGAATGGGTGCTCGCCGGCCGTCTCATCCAGGGTATCGGCGCTTCGGTCGGCATCACCGTGTCGCGCGCCATCGTGCGTGATCAGTTCAACGGCGGCGACGCGGCCCGGATCATCAACACGATGGGCATCATCCTGGCGATCGGGCCGTCCCTCGGTCCGACATTCGGCGGTCTCGCCTTGGCGGCATTCGGCTGGCGATCGGTCTTCCTGCTGATGGTCGGTTTCGGAGCGCTGCTGGTCTTCCTGTCCACCGTCTGCATGAAGGAAACCACGGTACCCGATCGCAGCCGGCTGAAGCCGCTGCGGCTCGTCCAGGCCTATGGCGAAATCATCGCCCTGACACCCTTCCTGTTCACCGCGATGGTGCTCGCTGGCGCGGTGGGCTCCATGTATGCCCAGGCGGCCGTGTTGCCGTTCATCCTGATCGAGAAGGTCGGGCTGACGCCGACCCAGTTCGGCATGAGCATGCTGATGCAATCCGGCTTCTTCCTGATGGGTTCGGTCTGCCTGCGCGTCATCTCGAGATGGTTGCCGGCGGAACGCGCACCCCTGATCGGGCTGATCTTCAGCGGCAGCGGCGGCGTCGTCATGGCCCTTTCGGTCCACTACCTGCCGCCGTCCTTTCTCTCGGTCATGGTGCCGGTTGCCATGTGCGCCTTCGGGATCGCCTTCGTGTCGCCCTACATGACCGCGGCGGGCCTTATCCCCTTCCCCCATATTGCCGGGTCCGCATCGGCAATGATGGGCTTCATCCAGATGGGCGCCGGCTTCGTAGGCGGCGTCGCCGCCGCCTCGATCGGCGCGCCGCTACCGGCCTTCGGCATCGTCATTCCCGCCATGCACCTGATCGCCGTGCTCGGTTACATCGGTTTCCGGATCGCCAGCCGCAGGGCATGA
- a CDS encoding argininosuccinate synthase produces the protein MALPKDVKKVVLAYSGGLDTSIILKWLQTELNAEVVTFTADLGQGEELEPARKKAEMLGIKEIYIEDVREEFVRDFVFPMFRANAVYEGVYLLGTSIARPLISKHLIEIAKKTGADAIAHGATGKGNDQVRFELSAYALNPDIKVIAPWRDWAFKSRTDLLKFAEENQIPVAKDKMGEAPFSVDANLLHSSSEGKVLEDPAVEAPEYVHMRTISPEAAPDKATTIKVGFKRGDAVSVNGVAMSPATLLAALNNYGRDNGIGRLDLVENRYVGMKSRGVYETPGGTILLAAHRAIESITLDRGAAHLKDDIMPRYAELIYYGFWFSPEREMLQALIDKSQEHVEGEVTLKLYKGNVMVIGRESEKSLYSDKLVTFEDDQGAYDQKDAAGFIKLNALRLRTLAKRNLGK, from the coding sequence ATGGCACTCCCGAAAGACGTAAAGAAGGTCGTTCTCGCCTATTCCGGCGGTCTCGACACCTCGATCATCCTGAAATGGCTGCAGACCGAACTCAACGCCGAGGTGGTGACCTTCACCGCCGATCTCGGCCAGGGCGAGGAGCTGGAGCCGGCCCGCAAGAAGGCCGAGATGCTCGGCATCAAGGAGATCTATATCGAGGACGTGCGCGAGGAATTCGTGCGCGATTTCGTCTTCCCGATGTTCCGCGCCAACGCCGTCTACGAAGGCGTCTACCTGCTCGGCACCTCGATCGCCCGTCCGCTGATCTCCAAGCACCTGATCGAGATCGCCAAGAAAACCGGTGCCGATGCGATCGCCCATGGCGCGACCGGCAAGGGCAACGACCAGGTCCGCTTCGAGCTTTCGGCCTATGCGCTGAACCCGGATATCAAGGTCATCGCGCCGTGGCGCGACTGGGCTTTCAAGAGCCGCACCGATCTCCTGAAGTTCGCCGAGGAAAACCAGATTCCGGTTGCCAAGGACAAGATGGGCGAGGCGCCGTTCTCCGTCGATGCCAACCTGCTGCACTCCTCTTCCGAGGGCAAGGTTCTCGAAGACCCGGCCGTCGAGGCTCCCGAATACGTGCACATGCGCACGATCTCGCCGGAAGCCGCGCCCGACAAGGCGACGACCATCAAGGTCGGCTTCAAGAGGGGCGATGCGGTTTCCGTCAACGGTGTCGCCATGTCGCCGGCGACCCTGCTCGCCGCGCTTAACAATTACGGCCGCGACAACGGCATCGGCCGTCTTGACCTCGTCGAGAACCGTTATGTCGGCATGAAGTCGCGCGGCGTCTACGAGACCCCCGGCGGCACGATCCTGCTGGCCGCCCACCGCGCGATCGAGAGCATCACGCTGGACCGCGGTGCCGCGCATCTCAAGGATGACATCATGCCGCGTTACGCGGAGCTCATCTATTACGGCTTCTGGTTCTCGCCGGAGCGCGAAATGCTGCAGGCGCTGATCGACAAGAGCCAGGAGCATGTGGAAGGCGAAGTGACGCTGAAGCTCTACAAGGGCAATGTCATGGTCATCGGCCGCGAGAGCGAAAAGTCGCTCTATTCCGACAAGCTGGTCACCTTCGAGGACGACCAGGGTGCCTACGATCAGAAGGATGCCGCGGGCTTCATCAAGCTCAATGCGCTGCGCCTGCGCACGCTCGCCAAGCGCAATCTGGGCAAGTAA
- a CDS encoding type II toxin-antitoxin system RelE/ParE family toxin, which yields MVPKPRGYSLSPRARRDLEEIWRYTFQKWSRAKADDYYHELIDAMLELAGDTRRGKPLDHIRPGYFSLSSGSHFIIYKRIGARISIVRVLHQRMNLGRHL from the coding sequence ATGGTGCCTAAGCCTCGCGGATATAGCCTTTCGCCGCGAGCGCGACGCGACCTCGAGGAGATTTGGCGTTATACATTTCAGAAATGGTCGCGTGCCAAGGCAGACGACTATTATCACGAACTGATCGATGCCATGTTGGAACTCGCAGGCGACACAAGACGCGGCAAGCCGCTTGATCATATACGGCCGGGCTATTTCAGTCTCTCATCCGGTTCCCATTTCATCATCTACAAACGTATCGGAGCGCGAATTTCGATCGTCCGCGTCCTGCATCAGCGGATGAACCTGGGCCGCCATCTCTGA
- a CDS encoding type II toxin-antitoxin system ParD family antitoxin, with the protein MGKMTSITVDEELTAFIDRQVNGGHYSSASEVVEAALRLLRDSEDGIEAIRAAIDEGEASGEPQPFDSDEFLSEMHRKYGA; encoded by the coding sequence ATGGGCAAGATGACGTCGATTACCGTGGACGAGGAACTGACGGCTTTCATCGACAGACAGGTGAACGGCGGCCATTACAGTTCGGCAAGCGAAGTCGTGGAGGCGGCCCTGCGCCTGCTGCGGGATAGCGAAGACGGTATCGAAGCCATCCGCGCCGCCATTGATGAGGGCGAGGCTTCCGGCGAGCCGCAACCCTTCGATTCCGACGAGTTCTTAAGCGAGATGCATCGCAAATATGGTGCCTAA
- a CDS encoding SDR family NAD(P)-dependent oxidoreductase, which yields MTITHPALKKDNVAVITGAASGIGLATAKEFARMGLSVVLADLEGDSLAEAAREVAALAEDGEADVAAIGTDVSKPDEIEALERAVIQRFGRVHVLMNNAGISPGSSIFGPQVNWDSIFAVNLLGVINGTRTFGPAMIAHGEPSLIVNTGSKQGITTPPGNPAYNVAKAGVKAFTEALQHELRNTPDCQVSAHLLIPGFVFTGLTKGDRIEKPAGAWTPEQTVEFMLVSLERGDFYILCPDNDVDRATDERRMAWAIGDVIENRPPLSRWHPGFAEASKEFINGR from the coding sequence ATGACCATCACTCATCCCGCTCTGAAGAAGGATAATGTTGCCGTGATTACCGGTGCCGCATCGGGCATCGGCCTTGCCACCGCGAAGGAATTTGCCAGGATGGGCCTTTCCGTCGTCCTAGCCGACCTGGAGGGCGACAGCCTCGCGGAAGCAGCCCGCGAGGTCGCGGCTCTTGCCGAAGACGGCGAGGCGGATGTCGCTGCCATCGGCACGGATGTCTCCAAGCCGGACGAGATCGAGGCGCTGGAACGCGCCGTCATCCAGCGTTTCGGCCGGGTGCATGTGCTGATGAACAATGCCGGCATCAGCCCGGGAAGCTCGATATTCGGGCCGCAGGTCAACTGGGACAGTATTTTCGCCGTCAACCTCCTCGGCGTCATCAACGGCACGAGGACGTTCGGGCCGGCCATGATCGCCCATGGCGAGCCGTCGCTGATCGTCAACACAGGCTCGAAACAGGGGATCACGACACCGCCGGGCAACCCCGCCTACAACGTCGCCAAGGCCGGTGTGAAGGCCTTCACCGAAGCGCTCCAGCACGAGCTTCGCAACACGCCCGACTGCCAGGTGTCGGCCCATCTGCTCATCCCCGGCTTCGTGTTTACCGGCCTGACGAAAGGCGACCGCATCGAAAAGCCTGCCGGCGCCTGGACGCCGGAACAGACGGTCGAGTTCATGCTGGTGAGCCTCGAGCGCGGCGACTTCTATATCCTGTGCCCCGACAATGACGTGGATCGGGCAACCGACGAACGCCGCATGGCCTGGGCGATCGGCGATGTCATCGAGAACCGTCCGCCGCTGTCGCGCTGGCATCCGGGCTTCGCGGAAGCATCAAAGGAATTCATCAACGGACGTTGA
- a CDS encoding LysE family translocator: protein MEFLPSLAALLAFTAAGLLLALTPGPDMTLSISRALGEGRRPALFVVLGTSLGVVCHTLLVAFGISALITASPTAFFILKTGGAAYLLWLAIQAIRFGSNFSVEQVEKSASSPLANISTGFWVNILNPKVIIFFMTFLPQFVTAGDPHVTGKLIFFGFYFILIGMPVNLIVVLAADWLSGWLQANPKVLRGIDYTFAGVFSVFAAKIFFTQAR from the coding sequence ATGGAATTCCTGCCGAGCCTTGCCGCCCTGCTTGCCTTCACCGCCGCCGGCCTGCTTCTGGCCCTGACGCCCGGGCCTGACATGACGCTGTCGATCAGCCGCGCGCTCGGCGAAGGCCGGCGCCCGGCGTTGTTCGTGGTGCTCGGCACCAGCCTCGGCGTCGTCTGCCACACGCTGCTCGTCGCCTTCGGCATCTCGGCGCTGATCACCGCATCGCCGACCGCCTTCTTCATCCTCAAGACCGGCGGAGCCGCCTATCTCCTGTGGCTGGCGATCCAGGCGATCCGCTTCGGCTCGAATTTTTCCGTCGAGCAGGTTGAAAAGAGCGCGAGCAGTCCACTCGCCAACATCTCGACGGGCTTCTGGGTCAATATTTTGAATCCGAAGGTCATCATCTTCTTCATGACCTTCCTGCCGCAGTTCGTGACGGCCGGCGATCCGCATGTCACCGGCAAGCTGATCTTTTTCGGCTTCTATTTCATCTTGATCGGCATGCCGGTGAACCTGATCGTCGTCCTGGCGGCCGACTGGCTGTCGGGCTGGCTCCAGGCCAATCCGAAGGTCCTGCGCGGCATCGACTACACGTTCGCAGGCGTCTTTTCGGTCTTCGCCGCCAAGATCTTCTTCACCCAGGCGCGATAG
- a CDS encoding RNA polymerase sigma factor: MNGHAATAPIAEAIDRIARQDGGRLLSSLVGSLRDFQLAEDSFQDALESALVHWNRNGLPASPHAWLMHVARRKAIDRLRRSANFRAKSAEIANLIELESGSTTGNEPDSIGDERLKLIFACCHPALDKKTCVALTLRSVCGLKTEEIANAYLDGHEAMAQRLVRARHKIAKAGIAYEVPGPEGWTARLESVLAVVYLIFNEGYSSGSGHHLRTDLCEEAIRLGRLLAGLCPDEPEIEGLLALMLLHHARRAARLGAAGEILTLETQDRNLWDRAQISQGIALLEQALGRGRPGAYQLQAAIIAVHAEASSFAETDWQQIAWLYAELARTADNPVYELNRIVAVSYVEGPAAALACLKPIAMALLQYQPFHAVQADLLARDGQLDQARLAYRRAIELSQSDAEKRFLSERLAALSRRSPIAPG; this comes from the coding sequence ATGAACGGCCATGCGGCGACGGCTCCCATTGCCGAGGCGATCGACAGGATCGCCCGGCAGGATGGCGGCCGTCTCCTCTCCAGCCTCGTCGGCTCGCTTAGAGATTTCCAGCTCGCCGAAGACAGTTTTCAGGACGCGCTGGAATCGGCACTCGTTCATTGGAACCGCAACGGGTTGCCGGCCTCGCCGCATGCCTGGCTGATGCACGTCGCTCGCCGCAAGGCCATCGACCGGCTGCGGCGTTCGGCAAATTTTCGGGCGAAATCCGCGGAGATCGCCAATTTGATCGAGCTCGAAAGCGGATCTACAACGGGAAACGAACCGGATTCGATCGGTGACGAGCGGCTGAAGCTGATCTTCGCCTGCTGCCATCCGGCGCTCGACAAAAAGACCTGCGTGGCTTTGACCCTGCGTTCGGTCTGCGGGTTGAAGACCGAAGAGATCGCGAATGCCTATCTGGACGGGCACGAGGCCATGGCCCAGCGGCTGGTGCGTGCCCGTCACAAGATTGCCAAGGCCGGCATCGCCTATGAGGTGCCGGGGCCGGAGGGCTGGACGGCGCGGCTCGAAAGCGTGCTCGCGGTGGTCTACCTGATCTTCAACGAAGGTTATTCTTCGGGAAGCGGCCATCACCTTCGCACCGATCTCTGCGAGGAAGCGATCCGGCTCGGCCGGTTGCTGGCGGGGCTTTGCCCTGATGAACCCGAGATAGAAGGGCTGCTGGCACTGATGCTGCTGCATCACGCCCGCCGTGCGGCCCGGCTTGGCGCCGCCGGCGAAATCCTGACGCTTGAAACTCAGGATCGCAATCTCTGGGATCGGGCCCAAATCTCGCAAGGCATCGCTCTTCTCGAACAGGCGCTCGGCCGTGGCCGGCCCGGTGCCTACCAGTTGCAGGCGGCGATCATCGCCGTGCATGCCGAGGCGTCGAGCTTCGCGGAGACGGACTGGCAGCAGATCGCCTGGCTCTATGCCGAGCTTGCCCGCACCGCCGACAATCCCGTCTATGAGCTCAACCGGATCGTTGCCGTGTCCTACGTGGAAGGTCCCGCCGCGGCGCTGGCCTGCCTCAAGCCGATCGCCATGGCCCTGCTGCAATACCAGCCGTTCCATGCCGTCCAGGCAGACCTCCTGGCGCGGGACGGACAGCTGGACCAGGCGCGGCTCGCCTATCGCCGGGCGATCGAGCTTTCGCAGTCCGATGCGGAAAAGCGGTTTCTTTCGGAGCGGCTGGCCGCGCTTTCCCGCCGCTCTCCTATCGCGCCTGGGTGA
- a CDS encoding YciI family protein: protein MKYMALIYTSPATMTPPDSPNFGRMMEGYKLANETYKRDGVYVSGDALQPATTATTVRVRDGRTETMDGPFAETKEQLAGFYILDCSSLDDAIRYAAMIPGAAHGAVEVRPIMVFDR from the coding sequence ATGAAATATATGGCGCTGATCTACACGAGCCCGGCAACGATGACGCCTCCCGATTCTCCGAATTTCGGCCGAATGATGGAGGGCTACAAGCTCGCCAACGAGACCTATAAGCGCGACGGCGTCTATGTTTCCGGCGATGCGCTGCAGCCCGCGACGACCGCCACGACCGTGCGCGTGCGGGACGGCAGGACCGAAACGATGGATGGTCCTTTCGCTGAAACCAAGGAACAGCTTGCCGGCTTCTACATCCTTGATTGCTCTTCGCTCGACGATGCGATCCGCTATGCCGCGATGATCCCCGGTGCGGCTCACGGTGCGGTGGAAGTGCGGCCGATCATGGTTTTCGACCGCTGA
- the rlmN gene encoding 23S rRNA (adenine(2503)-C(2))-methyltransferase RlmN: MAAALKEKGVSEKQVRMRVSQLWHWLYIRGVSDFDAMTNVAKDMREMLKAHFTIARPEIVEEQVSNDGTRKWLLRFPPRGAGRPVEVETVYIPEEGRGTLCISSQVGCTLTCSFCHTGTQKLVRNLTAEEILSQLLLARDRLGDFPGTDTPPGAFVPTGDRKVTNVVMMGMGEPLYNFESVKTALLIATDGDGLSLSKRRVTLSTSGVVPEIFRTGDEIGVMLAISLHAVRDDLRDMLVPINKKYPLKELIEACRNYPGLSNARRITFEYVMLKDVNDSLEDAKALIQLLKGVPAKINLIPFNPWPGTNYQCSEWAQIEKFADFINQAGYASPIRTPRGRDILAACGQLKSESERMRKTDRLAFEAMMIAGHGEDD, from the coding sequence ATGGCGGCAGCGCTGAAGGAAAAGGGCGTATCGGAAAAGCAGGTACGCATGCGCGTCAGCCAGCTCTGGCACTGGCTCTATATCCGCGGTGTCTCCGATTTCGATGCGATGACCAACGTCGCCAAGGACATGCGCGAGATGCTGAAGGCGCATTTCACCATCGCGCGTCCTGAGATCGTCGAGGAACAGGTTTCCAATGACGGGACCCGCAAATGGCTGCTGCGTTTTCCGCCGCGCGGCGCCGGACGTCCGGTCGAAGTCGAGACCGTCTACATCCCGGAAGAAGGTCGCGGCACGCTCTGCATTTCGAGCCAGGTCGGCTGCACGCTGACCTGTTCCTTCTGTCACACCGGCACCCAGAAGCTGGTGCGCAACCTGACCGCTGAGGAAATCCTGTCGCAGTTGCTGCTGGCCCGTGACCGGTTGGGTGATTTTCCGGGCACCGACACGCCGCCCGGCGCGTTCGTTCCGACGGGCGACCGTAAGGTCACCAACGTCGTGATGATGGGCATGGGCGAGCCACTCTACAATTTCGAAAGCGTCAAGACCGCGCTGCTGATCGCGACCGACGGCGACGGGCTGTCGCTGTCGAAGCGGCGGGTCACTCTGTCGACTTCCGGCGTCGTCCCGGAAATCTTCCGGACCGGCGACGAGATCGGTGTGATGCTGGCGATCTCGCTGCATGCGGTGCGCGACGACCTGCGCGACATGCTGGTGCCGATCAACAAGAAATATCCGCTGAAGGAGCTGATCGAGGCCTGCCGCAATTATCCGGGGCTTTCGAACGCGCGGCGCATCACCTTCGAATATGTGATGCTGAAGGACGTCAACGACAGCCTGGAGGACGCCAAGGCGCTGATCCAGCTGCTGAAGGGCGTGCCGGCGAAGATCAACCTCATCCCCTTCAACCCCTGGCCGGGCACCAACTACCAGTGTTCGGAATGGGCACAGATCGAGAAATTCGCCGACTTCATCAACCAGGCGGGTTACGCCTCGCCGATCCGTACCCCGCGTGGCCGCGACATCCTCGCCGCCTGCGGCCAGCTGAAGTCGGAATCGGAGCGGATGCGCAAGACCGACCGTCTCGCCTTCGAGGCGATGATGATCGCCGGGCACGGCGAGGACGACTGA
- a CDS encoding invasion associated locus B family protein produces the protein MSVRTIATALAILAASAGLASAQAPKATAPAKPQQAQAPAAAAAGPTHIQQFKAWGAYSYKSGASNVCYVISVPTTKEPAGVDHGDIFFIVSQRPGQNISYEPQAMVGYVLQPNSKVTVTIDKKNFTMFTKDKAAWVENAAEEPALVAAMKTGQNMSVSAVSGRGTKTSYAYSLQGIAAALKQIETCK, from the coding sequence ATGTCTGTAAGAACAATCGCAACCGCATTGGCAATCTTGGCCGCAAGCGCCGGCCTGGCATCGGCTCAGGCGCCGAAGGCCACTGCCCCGGCCAAGCCGCAGCAGGCCCAGGCACCGGCAGCAGCGGCCGCAGGTCCCACGCACATCCAGCAGTTCAAGGCATGGGGCGCCTATTCCTACAAGTCGGGCGCCAGCAATGTCTGCTACGTGATTTCGGTGCCGACCACCAAGGAACCGGCCGGCGTCGATCACGGCGATATCTTCTTCATCGTCTCGCAGCGGCCCGGACAGAACATTTCCTACGAGCCGCAGGCGATGGTGGGATACGTGCTGCAGCCGAATTCCAAGGTCACCGTGACGATCGACAAGAAGAACTTCACGATGTTTACCAAGGACAAGGCGGCCTGGGTCGAGAACGCCGCCGAGGAGCCGGCGCTGGTCGCGGCAATGAAGACAGGTCAGAACATGAGCGTCAGCGCCGTTTCCGGCCGTGGCACCAAGACCTCCTATGCCTATTCGCTGCAGGGCATCGCGGCCGCGCTGAAGCAGATCGAAACCTGCAAGTAA
- a CDS encoding sigma-70 family RNA polymerase sigma factor, producing the protein MNVDERDHFAGLVRAVADERDQAAFTMLFDYYAPRLKSWLVKRSMRPDDAEELVQEVMAVLWHRAGLYDPARSSLSTWLFRIARNRRIDAERRARHRPLDVYEPLFFVTEAPGADTIFEGEERDALVRAALADIPGEQMELVRAAFFLGQSHSEIASSTGLPLGTVKSRIRLAFERLRRVLEDPSEG; encoded by the coding sequence ATGAATGTAGACGAAAGAGACCACTTCGCCGGCTTGGTAAGGGCAGTGGCCGATGAGCGCGATCAGGCAGCTTTTACCATGCTGTTCGATTATTACGCGCCGCGTTTGAAATCCTGGCTGGTGAAACGGTCGATGCGGCCCGACGATGCGGAGGAACTCGTCCAGGAGGTGATGGCCGTTCTCTGGCACCGCGCCGGCCTCTATGATCCGGCCCGATCCTCCTTGTCCACCTGGCTTTTCCGTATCGCCCGCAACCGCCGCATCGACGCCGAACGCCGGGCGAGGCACAGGCCGCTGGACGTCTACGAACCCCTGTTCTTCGTGACCGAGGCGCCGGGCGCAGATACGATCTTCGAAGGCGAGGAACGCGATGCCCTCGTGCGCGCAGCCCTTGCCGATATCCCCGGCGAACAGATGGAACTGGTGCGGGCGGCCTTCTTCCTCGGCCAGTCCCATTCGGAAATTGCCTCGTCCACGGGTCTTCCGCTCGGCACGGTGAAGTCCCGAATCCGGCTCGCATTCGAGCGCTTGCGACGAGTTCTCGAAGATCCTTCGGAGGGATAA
- a CDS encoding YkvA family protein: MDDVKIGEILLPGDEDTQDRRERQVRAKFWPTLKRAVRQVPFSRDLVAAYYCAIDRRTPTRVRGVLLAALAYFVMPIDFLPDMFVLVGFTDDIAVLAAAFRMIQGHIADRHYEAADLVLADNPDIADGVRGK, encoded by the coding sequence ATGGACGACGTGAAGATCGGCGAAATTCTGCTGCCGGGTGACGAGGATACGCAAGACCGCCGCGAGCGGCAGGTTCGCGCCAAGTTCTGGCCGACCCTGAAGCGGGCGGTCCGGCAGGTGCCGTTCAGCCGCGACCTGGTCGCTGCCTATTATTGCGCGATCGACCGGCGGACCCCGACCCGCGTGCGGGGCGTGCTGCTTGCGGCGCTCGCCTATTTCGTGATGCCGATCGATTTCCTGCCGGACATGTTCGTTCTTGTCGGCTTCACCGATGATATCGCGGTGCTCGCCGCCGCCTTCCGGATGATCCAGGGCCATATTGCCGACCGCCATTACGAGGCTGCCGACCTGGTGCTGGCAGACAATCCAGACATCGCCGACGGTGTCCGCGGCAAATAG
- a CDS encoding 4a-hydroxytetrahydrobiopterin dehydratase — MNYEKLDTAGVEREFATLDGWELKPEGDAIFKSFKFKTFIEAFGFMAECALSAEKLNHHPEWSNVYSRVDVLLTTHATRGLTDIDFKLARAMDKASSRRN; from the coding sequence ATGAACTACGAAAAGCTGGATACGGCGGGCGTCGAGCGCGAGTTCGCGACGCTTGACGGCTGGGAGCTGAAGCCGGAAGGCGACGCGATCTTCAAGAGCTTCAAGTTCAAGACCTTCATCGAGGCCTTCGGTTTCATGGCCGAATGCGCGCTGTCCGCCGAGAAGCTCAACCACCACCCGGAATGGTCGAACGTCTATTCGCGGGTCGACGTGCTGCTGACCACCCACGCGACCAGGGGGCTGACCGATATCGACTTCAAGCTTGCCCGGGCGATGGACAAGGCATCCTCGCGCCGCAATTGA